The proteins below are encoded in one region of Oncorhynchus kisutch isolate 150728-3 linkage group LG14, Okis_V2, whole genome shotgun sequence:
- the hif1aa gene encoding hypoxia inducible factor 1 subunit alpha a isoform X7 has translation MNTVVPEKKRVSSERRKEKSRDAARYRRGKESEVFYELAQELPLPHSVTSNLDKASIMRLAISYLHMRKLLSTDKAVEKEQEESEMDSQLNGSYLKALEGFLMVLSKDGDMIYLSENVNKCLGLAQFDLTGLSVFEYTHPCDHEELREILVHRTGTSKKSKGPNTERSFFLRMKCTLTSRGRTVNVKSSTWKVLHCSGHVRVHEAPTEQSPIGHKEQPVSYLVLVCDPIPHPSNIEAPLDTKTFLSRHTLDMKFTYCDERITELMGYDPEDLINRSVYEYYHALDADYLTKTHHNLFVKGQVSTGQYRMLAKIGGFVWVETQATVIYNNKNSQPQCVVSVNFVLSGIEEEKMVLSLEQTEDMRSVKKELVEEEEDEGSEAEVSPVLLKEEKVDVIKLFTQAMEAQPQASLYDRLKEEPEALTLLAPAAGDTIISLDFSSPDSDILLEEVPLYNDVMLPSTSDKLALPHSMLPPNEQPLIPSASVDTKAGPDSFSTPGSHSSTEPDSPLNFCFPMDSDISAALKLDLVERLFAIDTEPKTPFTSQGMEDLDLEMLAPYIPMDDDFQLRTLSPEEPPSCGPAQPLENSPLCSPLHLTQDVHSYTDSPFSAPRSRTASPAPELAASPCPASLLTMRAPQMDREMSIRTLATQNSQRKRKLSLSQAVGIVNDPPGAGKQLKVSELGSSEAPSNRTILLLPTDLASCLLGISSEGSGSPFTLPQLTRYDCEVNAPVVGRQHLLQGEDLLCALDQVN, from the exons ATAAGGCAGTagagaaggagcaggaggagagtgAGATGGACTCCCAGCTGAATGGCTCCTATCTGAAGGCTCTGGAGGGCTTCCTCATGGTGCTGTCTAAAGACGGGGACATGATCTATCTCTCTGAAAATGTCAACAAGTGCTTGGGTCTGGCACAG TTTGACCTGACAGGACTTAGTGTGTTTGAGTACACACACCCCTGTGACCACGAGGAGCTAAGGGAGATCCTGGTACACAGAACAG GGACCTCTAAAAAGTCCAAGGGACCAAACACAGAGCGCAGCTTCTTCCTGCGGATGAAATGTACCCTCACCAGCAGGGGGCGCACTGTCAATGTCAAATCATCCACTTGGAAGGTTCTCCACTGCTCAGGCCATGTGCGAGTCCATGAAGCCCCAACTGAGCAGAGCCCCATTGGGCACAAGGAGCAGCCCGTCTCCTACCTGGTGCTAGTCTGTGACCCCATCCCCCACCCCTCCAACATCGAGGCGCCATTGGACACCAAGACCTTCCTCAGCCGCCACACACTGGACATGAAGTTCACCTATTGTGACGAGAG GATCACTGAGCTGATGGGCTATGATCCAGAGGACCTGATAAATCGCTCTGTGTATGAGTACTACCATGCCTTGGACGCAGACTACCTCACTAAGACCCATCACAACT TGTTTGTTAAGGGCCAGGTGAGCACAGGCCAGTACCGCATGCTGGCTAAGATAGGTGGCTTTGTGTGGGTGGAGACTCAGGCCACTGTTATCTACAACAACAAGAACTCCCAGCcccagtgtgttgtctctgtcaACTTTGTGCTCAG TGGCATTGAGGAGGAGAAGATGGTGCTGTCTCTAGAGCAGACTGAGGACATGAGGTCTGTAAAGAAGGagctggtggaggaggaagaggacgaggGCTCAGAGGCAGAGGTGTCCCCTGTGCTCCtgaaggaggagaaggtggatgTGATTAAGCTGTTCACCCAGGCAATGGAGGCCCAGCCGCAGGCGAGCCTGTATGACAGATTGAAGGAGGAACCAGAGGCCCTCACCCTTCTGGCCCCGGCCGCAGGAGACACCATCATCTCCCTGGACTTCAGCAGCCCCG ACTCTGACATCCTGCTGGAGGAGGTGCCTCTCTACAACGATGTGATGCTGCCCTCCACCAGTGACAAGCTGGCCCTGCCTCACTCTATGCTGCCCCCCAATGAGCAGCCCCTGATCCCCAGTGCCTCGGTGGACACCAAGGCAGGTCCAGACTCCTTCAGCACCCCAGGCAGCCACAGCTCAACTGAG CCTGACAGCCCGCTGAACTTCTGTTTTCCAATGGACTCTGACATCAGTGCTGCGCTGAAACTGGACCTGGTGGAAAGACTGTTTGCCATCGACACAGAACCCAAGACACCTTTCACCTCACAG GGCATGGAGGATCTGGACCTGGAGATGTTGGCTCCATACATCCCCATGGATGATGACTTCCAGCTGCGCACCCTGTCCCCAGAGGAGCCCCCATCGTGTGGCCCAGCCCAGCCCCTGGAGAACTCTCCTCTGTGCTCTCCTCTGCACCTCACCCAGGATGTCCACAGCTACACTGATTCCCCCTTTAGTGCCCCAAGAAGCCGGACAGCTTCCCCAGCCCCGGAGCTGGCAGCTAGCCCTTGCCCTGCCTCCTTACTCACCATGAG GGCGCCtcagatggacagagagatgtCCATCAGGACACTGGCCACCCAGAACTCACAGCGCAAGAGAAAGTTGTCTCTGTCTCAGGCTGTCGGAATAGTAAAT GACCCTCCTGGGGCAGGTAAACAGCTCAAGGTGTCTGAGCTGGGCAGCTCTGAGGCTCCCTCCAACAGGACCATACTGCTCCTACCTACAG ACCTGGCAAGCTGCCTGCTTGGCATCTCCTCGGAGGGCAGCGGCTCACCCTTCACCCTTCCACAGCTGACCCGGTATGACTGTGAGGTTAATGCCCCCGTGGTGGGTCGCCAGCACCTGCTGCAGGGCGAGGATCTGCTGTGTGCCCTGGACCAAGTCAACTGA
- the hif1aa gene encoding hypoxia inducible factor 1 subunit alpha a isoform X3 codes for MNTVVPEKKRVSSERRKEKSRDAARYRRGKESEVFYELAQELPLPHSVTSNLDKASIMRLAISYLHMRKLLSTEDKAVEKEQEESEMDSQLNGSYLKALEGFLMVLSKDGDMIYLSENVNKCLGLAQFDLTGLSVFEYTHPCDHEELREILVHRTGTSKKSKGPNTERSFFLRMKCTLTSRGRTVNVKSSTWKVLHCSGHVRVHEAPTEQSPIGHKEQPVSYLVLVCDPIPHPSNIEAPLDTKTFLSRHTLDMKFTYCDERITELMGYDPEDLINRSVYEYYHALDADYLTKTHHNLFVKGQVSTGQYRMLAKIGGFVWVETQATVIYNNKNSQPQCVVSVNFVLSGIEEEKMVLSLEQTEDMRSVKKELVEEEEDEGSEAEVSPVLLKEEKVDVIKLFTQAMEAQPQASLYDRLKEEPEALTLLAPAAGDTIISLDFSSPDSDILLEEVPLYNDVMLPSTSDKLALPHSMLPPNEQPLIPSASVDTKAGPDSFSTPGSHSSTEPDSPLNFCFPMDSDISAALKLDLVERLFAIDTEPKTPFTSQGMEDLDLEMLAPYIPMDDDFQLRTLSPEEPPSCGPAQPLENSPLCSPLHLTQDVHSYTDSPFSAPRSRTASPAPELAASPCPASLLTMRAPQMDREMSIRTLATQNSQRKRKLSLSQAVGIVNGALLQDPPGAGKQLKVSELGSSEAPSNRTILLLPTDLASCLLGISSEGSGSPFTLPQLTRYDCEVNAPVVGRQHLLQGEDLLCALDQVN; via the exons AAGATAAGGCAGTagagaaggagcaggaggagagtgAGATGGACTCCCAGCTGAATGGCTCCTATCTGAAGGCTCTGGAGGGCTTCCTCATGGTGCTGTCTAAAGACGGGGACATGATCTATCTCTCTGAAAATGTCAACAAGTGCTTGGGTCTGGCACAG TTTGACCTGACAGGACTTAGTGTGTTTGAGTACACACACCCCTGTGACCACGAGGAGCTAAGGGAGATCCTGGTACACAGAACAG GGACCTCTAAAAAGTCCAAGGGACCAAACACAGAGCGCAGCTTCTTCCTGCGGATGAAATGTACCCTCACCAGCAGGGGGCGCACTGTCAATGTCAAATCATCCACTTGGAAGGTTCTCCACTGCTCAGGCCATGTGCGAGTCCATGAAGCCCCAACTGAGCAGAGCCCCATTGGGCACAAGGAGCAGCCCGTCTCCTACCTGGTGCTAGTCTGTGACCCCATCCCCCACCCCTCCAACATCGAGGCGCCATTGGACACCAAGACCTTCCTCAGCCGCCACACACTGGACATGAAGTTCACCTATTGTGACGAGAG GATCACTGAGCTGATGGGCTATGATCCAGAGGACCTGATAAATCGCTCTGTGTATGAGTACTACCATGCCTTGGACGCAGACTACCTCACTAAGACCCATCACAACT TGTTTGTTAAGGGCCAGGTGAGCACAGGCCAGTACCGCATGCTGGCTAAGATAGGTGGCTTTGTGTGGGTGGAGACTCAGGCCACTGTTATCTACAACAACAAGAACTCCCAGCcccagtgtgttgtctctgtcaACTTTGTGCTCAG TGGCATTGAGGAGGAGAAGATGGTGCTGTCTCTAGAGCAGACTGAGGACATGAGGTCTGTAAAGAAGGagctggtggaggaggaagaggacgaggGCTCAGAGGCAGAGGTGTCCCCTGTGCTCCtgaaggaggagaaggtggatgTGATTAAGCTGTTCACCCAGGCAATGGAGGCCCAGCCGCAGGCGAGCCTGTATGACAGATTGAAGGAGGAACCAGAGGCCCTCACCCTTCTGGCCCCGGCCGCAGGAGACACCATCATCTCCCTGGACTTCAGCAGCCCCG ACTCTGACATCCTGCTGGAGGAGGTGCCTCTCTACAACGATGTGATGCTGCCCTCCACCAGTGACAAGCTGGCCCTGCCTCACTCTATGCTGCCCCCCAATGAGCAGCCCCTGATCCCCAGTGCCTCGGTGGACACCAAGGCAGGTCCAGACTCCTTCAGCACCCCAGGCAGCCACAGCTCAACTGAG CCTGACAGCCCGCTGAACTTCTGTTTTCCAATGGACTCTGACATCAGTGCTGCGCTGAAACTGGACCTGGTGGAAAGACTGTTTGCCATCGACACAGAACCCAAGACACCTTTCACCTCACAG GGCATGGAGGATCTGGACCTGGAGATGTTGGCTCCATACATCCCCATGGATGATGACTTCCAGCTGCGCACCCTGTCCCCAGAGGAGCCCCCATCGTGTGGCCCAGCCCAGCCCCTGGAGAACTCTCCTCTGTGCTCTCCTCTGCACCTCACCCAGGATGTCCACAGCTACACTGATTCCCCCTTTAGTGCCCCAAGAAGCCGGACAGCTTCCCCAGCCCCGGAGCTGGCAGCTAGCCCTTGCCCTGCCTCCTTACTCACCATGAG GGCGCCtcagatggacagagagatgtCCATCAGGACACTGGCCACCCAGAACTCACAGCGCAAGAGAAAGTTGTCTCTGTCTCAGGCTGTCGGAATAGTAAAT GGGGCATTGCTCCAGGACCCTCCTGGGGCAGGTAAACAGCTCAAGGTGTCTGAGCTGGGCAGCTCTGAGGCTCCCTCCAACAGGACCATACTGCTCCTACCTACAG ACCTGGCAAGCTGCCTGCTTGGCATCTCCTCGGAGGGCAGCGGCTCACCCTTCACCCTTCCACAGCTGACCCGGTATGACTGTGAGGTTAATGCCCCCGTGGTGGGTCGCCAGCACCTGCTGCAGGGCGAGGATCTGCTGTGTGCCCTGGACCAAGTCAACTGA
- the hif1aa gene encoding hypoxia inducible factor 1 subunit alpha a isoform X5 has translation MNTVVPEKKSRVSSERRKEKSRDAARYRRGKESEVFYELAQELPLPHSVTSNLDKASIMRLAISYLHMRKLLSTEDKAVEKEQEESEMDSQLNGSYLKALEGFLMVLSKDGDMIYLSENVNKCLGLAQFDLTGLSVFEYTHPCDHEELREILVHRTGTSKKSKGPNTERSFFLRMKCTLTSRGRTVNVKSSTWKVLHCSGHVRVHEAPTEQSPIGHKEQPVSYLVLVCDPIPHPSNIEAPLDTKTFLSRHTLDMKFTYCDERITELMGYDPEDLINRSVYEYYHALDADYLTKTHHNLFVKGQVSTGQYRMLAKIGGFVWVETQATVIYNNKNSQPQCVVSVNFVLSGIEEEKMVLSLEQTEDMRSVKKELVEEEEDEGSEAEVSPVLLKEEKVDVIKLFTQAMEAQPQASLYDRLKEEPEALTLLAPAAGDTIISLDFSSPDSDILLEEVPLYNDVMLPSTSDKLALPHSMLPPNEQPLIPSASVDTKAGPDSFSTPGSHSSTEPDSPLNFCFPMDSDISAALKLDLVERLFAIDTEPKTPFTSQGMEDLDLEMLAPYIPMDDDFQLRTLSPEEPPSCGPAQPLENSPLCSPLHLTQDVHSYTDSPFSAPRSRTASPAPELAASPCPASLLTMRAPQMDREMSIRTLATQNSQRKRKLSLSQAVGIVNDPPGAGKQLKVSELGSSEAPSNRTILLLPTDLASCLLGISSEGSGSPFTLPQLTRYDCEVNAPVVGRQHLLQGEDLLCALDQVN, from the exons AAGATAAGGCAGTagagaaggagcaggaggagagtgAGATGGACTCCCAGCTGAATGGCTCCTATCTGAAGGCTCTGGAGGGCTTCCTCATGGTGCTGTCTAAAGACGGGGACATGATCTATCTCTCTGAAAATGTCAACAAGTGCTTGGGTCTGGCACAG TTTGACCTGACAGGACTTAGTGTGTTTGAGTACACACACCCCTGTGACCACGAGGAGCTAAGGGAGATCCTGGTACACAGAACAG GGACCTCTAAAAAGTCCAAGGGACCAAACACAGAGCGCAGCTTCTTCCTGCGGATGAAATGTACCCTCACCAGCAGGGGGCGCACTGTCAATGTCAAATCATCCACTTGGAAGGTTCTCCACTGCTCAGGCCATGTGCGAGTCCATGAAGCCCCAACTGAGCAGAGCCCCATTGGGCACAAGGAGCAGCCCGTCTCCTACCTGGTGCTAGTCTGTGACCCCATCCCCCACCCCTCCAACATCGAGGCGCCATTGGACACCAAGACCTTCCTCAGCCGCCACACACTGGACATGAAGTTCACCTATTGTGACGAGAG GATCACTGAGCTGATGGGCTATGATCCAGAGGACCTGATAAATCGCTCTGTGTATGAGTACTACCATGCCTTGGACGCAGACTACCTCACTAAGACCCATCACAACT TGTTTGTTAAGGGCCAGGTGAGCACAGGCCAGTACCGCATGCTGGCTAAGATAGGTGGCTTTGTGTGGGTGGAGACTCAGGCCACTGTTATCTACAACAACAAGAACTCCCAGCcccagtgtgttgtctctgtcaACTTTGTGCTCAG TGGCATTGAGGAGGAGAAGATGGTGCTGTCTCTAGAGCAGACTGAGGACATGAGGTCTGTAAAGAAGGagctggtggaggaggaagaggacgaggGCTCAGAGGCAGAGGTGTCCCCTGTGCTCCtgaaggaggagaaggtggatgTGATTAAGCTGTTCACCCAGGCAATGGAGGCCCAGCCGCAGGCGAGCCTGTATGACAGATTGAAGGAGGAACCAGAGGCCCTCACCCTTCTGGCCCCGGCCGCAGGAGACACCATCATCTCCCTGGACTTCAGCAGCCCCG ACTCTGACATCCTGCTGGAGGAGGTGCCTCTCTACAACGATGTGATGCTGCCCTCCACCAGTGACAAGCTGGCCCTGCCTCACTCTATGCTGCCCCCCAATGAGCAGCCCCTGATCCCCAGTGCCTCGGTGGACACCAAGGCAGGTCCAGACTCCTTCAGCACCCCAGGCAGCCACAGCTCAACTGAG CCTGACAGCCCGCTGAACTTCTGTTTTCCAATGGACTCTGACATCAGTGCTGCGCTGAAACTGGACCTGGTGGAAAGACTGTTTGCCATCGACACAGAACCCAAGACACCTTTCACCTCACAG GGCATGGAGGATCTGGACCTGGAGATGTTGGCTCCATACATCCCCATGGATGATGACTTCCAGCTGCGCACCCTGTCCCCAGAGGAGCCCCCATCGTGTGGCCCAGCCCAGCCCCTGGAGAACTCTCCTCTGTGCTCTCCTCTGCACCTCACCCAGGATGTCCACAGCTACACTGATTCCCCCTTTAGTGCCCCAAGAAGCCGGACAGCTTCCCCAGCCCCGGAGCTGGCAGCTAGCCCTTGCCCTGCCTCCTTACTCACCATGAG GGCGCCtcagatggacagagagatgtCCATCAGGACACTGGCCACCCAGAACTCACAGCGCAAGAGAAAGTTGTCTCTGTCTCAGGCTGTCGGAATAGTAAAT GACCCTCCTGGGGCAGGTAAACAGCTCAAGGTGTCTGAGCTGGGCAGCTCTGAGGCTCCCTCCAACAGGACCATACTGCTCCTACCTACAG ACCTGGCAAGCTGCCTGCTTGGCATCTCCTCGGAGGGCAGCGGCTCACCCTTCACCCTTCCACAGCTGACCCGGTATGACTGTGAGGTTAATGCCCCCGTGGTGGGTCGCCAGCACCTGCTGCAGGGCGAGGATCTGCTGTGTGCCCTGGACCAAGTCAACTGA
- the hif1aa gene encoding hypoxia inducible factor 1 subunit alpha a isoform X9, with amino-acid sequence MNTVVPEKKSRVSSERRKEKSRDAARYRRGKESEVFYELAQELPLPHSVTSNLDKASIMRLAISYLHMRKLLSTEDKAVEKEQEESEMDSQLNGSYLKALEGFLMVLSKDGDMIYLSENVNKCLGLAQFDLTGLSVFEYTHPCDHEELREILVHRTGTSKKSKGPNTERSFFLRMKCTLTSRGRTVNVKSSTWKVLHCSGHVRVHEAPTEQSPIGHKEQPVSYLVLVCDPIPHPSNIEAPLDTKTFLSRHTLDMKFTYCDERITELMGYDPEDLINRSVYEYYHALDADYLTKTHHNLFVKGQVSTGQYRMLAKIGGFVWVETQATVIYNNKNSQPQCVVSVNFVLSGIEEEKMVLSLEQTEDMRSVKKELVEEEEDEGSEAEVSPVLLKEEKVDVIKLFTQAMEAQPQASLYDRLKEEPEALTLLAPAAGDTIISLDFSSPDSDILLEEVPLYNDVMLPSTSDKLALPHSMLPPNEQPLIPSASVDTKPDSPLNFCFPMDSDISAALKLDLVERLFAIDTEPKTPFTSQGMEDLDLEMLAPYIPMDDDFQLRTLSPEEPPSCGPAQPLENSPLCSPLHLTQDVHSYTDSPFSAPRSRTASPAPELAASPCPASLLTMRAPQMDREMSIRTLATQNSQRKRKLSLSQAVGIVNDPPGAGKQLKVSELGSSEAPSNRTILLLPTDLASCLLGISSEGSGSPFTLPQLTRYDCEVNAPVVGRQHLLQGEDLLCALDQVN; translated from the exons AAGATAAGGCAGTagagaaggagcaggaggagagtgAGATGGACTCCCAGCTGAATGGCTCCTATCTGAAGGCTCTGGAGGGCTTCCTCATGGTGCTGTCTAAAGACGGGGACATGATCTATCTCTCTGAAAATGTCAACAAGTGCTTGGGTCTGGCACAG TTTGACCTGACAGGACTTAGTGTGTTTGAGTACACACACCCCTGTGACCACGAGGAGCTAAGGGAGATCCTGGTACACAGAACAG GGACCTCTAAAAAGTCCAAGGGACCAAACACAGAGCGCAGCTTCTTCCTGCGGATGAAATGTACCCTCACCAGCAGGGGGCGCACTGTCAATGTCAAATCATCCACTTGGAAGGTTCTCCACTGCTCAGGCCATGTGCGAGTCCATGAAGCCCCAACTGAGCAGAGCCCCATTGGGCACAAGGAGCAGCCCGTCTCCTACCTGGTGCTAGTCTGTGACCCCATCCCCCACCCCTCCAACATCGAGGCGCCATTGGACACCAAGACCTTCCTCAGCCGCCACACACTGGACATGAAGTTCACCTATTGTGACGAGAG GATCACTGAGCTGATGGGCTATGATCCAGAGGACCTGATAAATCGCTCTGTGTATGAGTACTACCATGCCTTGGACGCAGACTACCTCACTAAGACCCATCACAACT TGTTTGTTAAGGGCCAGGTGAGCACAGGCCAGTACCGCATGCTGGCTAAGATAGGTGGCTTTGTGTGGGTGGAGACTCAGGCCACTGTTATCTACAACAACAAGAACTCCCAGCcccagtgtgttgtctctgtcaACTTTGTGCTCAG TGGCATTGAGGAGGAGAAGATGGTGCTGTCTCTAGAGCAGACTGAGGACATGAGGTCTGTAAAGAAGGagctggtggaggaggaagaggacgaggGCTCAGAGGCAGAGGTGTCCCCTGTGCTCCtgaaggaggagaaggtggatgTGATTAAGCTGTTCACCCAGGCAATGGAGGCCCAGCCGCAGGCGAGCCTGTATGACAGATTGAAGGAGGAACCAGAGGCCCTCACCCTTCTGGCCCCGGCCGCAGGAGACACCATCATCTCCCTGGACTTCAGCAGCCCCG ACTCTGACATCCTGCTGGAGGAGGTGCCTCTCTACAACGATGTGATGCTGCCCTCCACCAGTGACAAGCTGGCCCTGCCTCACTCTATGCTGCCCCCCAATGAGCAGCCCCTGATCCCCAGTGCCTCGGTGGACACCAAG CCTGACAGCCCGCTGAACTTCTGTTTTCCAATGGACTCTGACATCAGTGCTGCGCTGAAACTGGACCTGGTGGAAAGACTGTTTGCCATCGACACAGAACCCAAGACACCTTTCACCTCACAG GGCATGGAGGATCTGGACCTGGAGATGTTGGCTCCATACATCCCCATGGATGATGACTTCCAGCTGCGCACCCTGTCCCCAGAGGAGCCCCCATCGTGTGGCCCAGCCCAGCCCCTGGAGAACTCTCCTCTGTGCTCTCCTCTGCACCTCACCCAGGATGTCCACAGCTACACTGATTCCCCCTTTAGTGCCCCAAGAAGCCGGACAGCTTCCCCAGCCCCGGAGCTGGCAGCTAGCCCTTGCCCTGCCTCCTTACTCACCATGAG GGCGCCtcagatggacagagagatgtCCATCAGGACACTGGCCACCCAGAACTCACAGCGCAAGAGAAAGTTGTCTCTGTCTCAGGCTGTCGGAATAGTAAAT GACCCTCCTGGGGCAGGTAAACAGCTCAAGGTGTCTGAGCTGGGCAGCTCTGAGGCTCCCTCCAACAGGACCATACTGCTCCTACCTACAG ACCTGGCAAGCTGCCTGCTTGGCATCTCCTCGGAGGGCAGCGGCTCACCCTTCACCCTTCCACAGCTGACCCGGTATGACTGTGAGGTTAATGCCCCCGTGGTGGGTCGCCAGCACCTGCTGCAGGGCGAGGATCTGCTGTGTGCCCTGGACCAAGTCAACTGA
- the hif1aa gene encoding hypoxia inducible factor 1 subunit alpha a isoform X6, producing MNTVVPEKKSRVSSERRKEKSRDAARYRRGKESEVFYELAQELPLPHSVTSNLDKASIMRLAISYLHMRKLLSTDKAVEKEQEESEMDSQLNGSYLKALEGFLMVLSKDGDMIYLSENVNKCLGLAQFDLTGLSVFEYTHPCDHEELREILVHRTGTSKKSKGPNTERSFFLRMKCTLTSRGRTVNVKSSTWKVLHCSGHVRVHEAPTEQSPIGHKEQPVSYLVLVCDPIPHPSNIEAPLDTKTFLSRHTLDMKFTYCDERITELMGYDPEDLINRSVYEYYHALDADYLTKTHHNLFVKGQVSTGQYRMLAKIGGFVWVETQATVIYNNKNSQPQCVVSVNFVLSGIEEEKMVLSLEQTEDMRSVKKELVEEEEDEGSEAEVSPVLLKEEKVDVIKLFTQAMEAQPQASLYDRLKEEPEALTLLAPAAGDTIISLDFSSPDSDILLEEVPLYNDVMLPSTSDKLALPHSMLPPNEQPLIPSASVDTKAGPDSFSTPGSHSSTEPDSPLNFCFPMDSDISAALKLDLVERLFAIDTEPKTPFTSQGMEDLDLEMLAPYIPMDDDFQLRTLSPEEPPSCGPAQPLENSPLCSPLHLTQDVHSYTDSPFSAPRSRTASPAPELAASPCPASLLTMRAPQMDREMSIRTLATQNSQRKRKLSLSQAVGIVNDPPGAGKQLKVSELGSSEAPSNRTILLLPTDLASCLLGISSEGSGSPFTLPQLTRYDCEVNAPVVGRQHLLQGEDLLCALDQVN from the exons ATAAGGCAGTagagaaggagcaggaggagagtgAGATGGACTCCCAGCTGAATGGCTCCTATCTGAAGGCTCTGGAGGGCTTCCTCATGGTGCTGTCTAAAGACGGGGACATGATCTATCTCTCTGAAAATGTCAACAAGTGCTTGGGTCTGGCACAG TTTGACCTGACAGGACTTAGTGTGTTTGAGTACACACACCCCTGTGACCACGAGGAGCTAAGGGAGATCCTGGTACACAGAACAG GGACCTCTAAAAAGTCCAAGGGACCAAACACAGAGCGCAGCTTCTTCCTGCGGATGAAATGTACCCTCACCAGCAGGGGGCGCACTGTCAATGTCAAATCATCCACTTGGAAGGTTCTCCACTGCTCAGGCCATGTGCGAGTCCATGAAGCCCCAACTGAGCAGAGCCCCATTGGGCACAAGGAGCAGCCCGTCTCCTACCTGGTGCTAGTCTGTGACCCCATCCCCCACCCCTCCAACATCGAGGCGCCATTGGACACCAAGACCTTCCTCAGCCGCCACACACTGGACATGAAGTTCACCTATTGTGACGAGAG GATCACTGAGCTGATGGGCTATGATCCAGAGGACCTGATAAATCGCTCTGTGTATGAGTACTACCATGCCTTGGACGCAGACTACCTCACTAAGACCCATCACAACT TGTTTGTTAAGGGCCAGGTGAGCACAGGCCAGTACCGCATGCTGGCTAAGATAGGTGGCTTTGTGTGGGTGGAGACTCAGGCCACTGTTATCTACAACAACAAGAACTCCCAGCcccagtgtgttgtctctgtcaACTTTGTGCTCAG TGGCATTGAGGAGGAGAAGATGGTGCTGTCTCTAGAGCAGACTGAGGACATGAGGTCTGTAAAGAAGGagctggtggaggaggaagaggacgaggGCTCAGAGGCAGAGGTGTCCCCTGTGCTCCtgaaggaggagaaggtggatgTGATTAAGCTGTTCACCCAGGCAATGGAGGCCCAGCCGCAGGCGAGCCTGTATGACAGATTGAAGGAGGAACCAGAGGCCCTCACCCTTCTGGCCCCGGCCGCAGGAGACACCATCATCTCCCTGGACTTCAGCAGCCCCG ACTCTGACATCCTGCTGGAGGAGGTGCCTCTCTACAACGATGTGATGCTGCCCTCCACCAGTGACAAGCTGGCCCTGCCTCACTCTATGCTGCCCCCCAATGAGCAGCCCCTGATCCCCAGTGCCTCGGTGGACACCAAGGCAGGTCCAGACTCCTTCAGCACCCCAGGCAGCCACAGCTCAACTGAG CCTGACAGCCCGCTGAACTTCTGTTTTCCAATGGACTCTGACATCAGTGCTGCGCTGAAACTGGACCTGGTGGAAAGACTGTTTGCCATCGACACAGAACCCAAGACACCTTTCACCTCACAG GGCATGGAGGATCTGGACCTGGAGATGTTGGCTCCATACATCCCCATGGATGATGACTTCCAGCTGCGCACCCTGTCCCCAGAGGAGCCCCCATCGTGTGGCCCAGCCCAGCCCCTGGAGAACTCTCCTCTGTGCTCTCCTCTGCACCTCACCCAGGATGTCCACAGCTACACTGATTCCCCCTTTAGTGCCCCAAGAAGCCGGACAGCTTCCCCAGCCCCGGAGCTGGCAGCTAGCCCTTGCCCTGCCTCCTTACTCACCATGAG GGCGCCtcagatggacagagagatgtCCATCAGGACACTGGCCACCCAGAACTCACAGCGCAAGAGAAAGTTGTCTCTGTCTCAGGCTGTCGGAATAGTAAAT GACCCTCCTGGGGCAGGTAAACAGCTCAAGGTGTCTGAGCTGGGCAGCTCTGAGGCTCCCTCCAACAGGACCATACTGCTCCTACCTACAG ACCTGGCAAGCTGCCTGCTTGGCATCTCCTCGGAGGGCAGCGGCTCACCCTTCACCCTTCCACAGCTGACCCGGTATGACTGTGAGGTTAATGCCCCCGTGGTGGGTCGCCAGCACCTGCTGCAGGGCGAGGATCTGCTGTGTGCCCTGGACCAAGTCAACTGA